From Pyxicephalus adspersus chromosome 7, UCB_Pads_2.0, whole genome shotgun sequence, a single genomic window includes:
- the C1QTNF8 gene encoding complement C1q tumor necrosis factor-related protein 8: MHFPAFIIVISILSVDAAAPRTFLWQEVGNPSCVRCCGATEEPTEPAKKTRIKEYVMYPMPRVQPRIEMSILKGEKGDFGDKGPPGVSGKEGERGPQGHPGLKGQKGQVGPPGNSCKVHYSAFSVARRKSLHSTEYFQTVIFDTEFVNLYEHFNMFSGAFVCYVPGIYFFNLNVHTWNLKETYLHIMKNDQETAILYAQPSDRSIMQSQSLMLELKEKDEVWVRMFKRERENALYNDETDVYIIFNGYLIRPADE; encoded by the exons atgcattttcctgcattcaTCATCGTTATCTCCATCTTGTCAGTTGATGCTGCTGCACCCAGAACTTTCCTATGGCAAGAAGTTGGTAACCCATCTTGTGTCCGCTGCTGTGGAGCCACTGAAGAGCCGACAGAACCTGCCAAGAAAACCAGAATAAAGGAGTATGTGATGTACCCCATGCCGAGGGTCCAACCGCGCATTGAGATGAGCATCCTCAAGG GTGAGAAGGGTGATTTTGGAGACAAAGGTCCACCAGGAGTTTCAGGAAAAGAAGGCGAACGAGGACCACAAGGGCATCCAGGACTTAAAGGCCAAAAAGGTCAAGTAGGTCCACCAGGAAATTCCTGCAAGGTCCATTATTCTGCTTTCTCTGTGGCTCGTCGTAAATCCCTACACAGCACTGAATATTTCCAAACTGTCATCTTTGACACAGAGTTTGTAAATCTGTACGAGCACTTCAACATGTTCTCAGGGGCCTTCGTCTGCTACGTTCCAGGGATCTACTTCTTCAACCTAAATGTCCACACCTGGAACCTAAAAGAGACCTATCTCCACATCATGAAGAACGACCAGGAGACGGCCATTTTGTATGCACAACCAAGTGATCGGAGTATCATGCAAAGTCAAAGCCTTATGCTTGAGTTGAAGGAGAAGGACGAGGTGTGGGTGAGGATGTTCAAGAGAGAGCGGGAGAATGCTTTATACAATGATGAAACTGATGTCTATATTATCTTTAATGGCTATCTGATCAGACCAGCTGATGAATGA